The genomic DNA GAATGCCCATAAGCAACGGAGTTCCCGCCGAGCCGAACGCAGCGTACGTCAGGGGCGTTCTGACCCGAAAGGGCGCCCTCATAACAGACTTCCAAGTGATGATAAGGTTCAAGCAATTCAATCGCGGGAAGCATTGTCTATTCAAAATGGACAGTGAATTACCTTTCCCAATAGAGCAGATTAACACGATTACACAAAACTTAAAAACAGTTTCGGAGCTGCTGGACTCCTTGCAGCTCTGCGGCGATGTCGAAATTTTCACAGCAGATCTGTCGCACGTAATGgagcttctttcaaaatcgacTAATTTGCTCCAATACCCACCCAAATACCTGTTGTTCCCCTTCAATGGGAACATGGTGCTCAAACACATGTTCAAATCTTCGGAAACCCCCTTTGAGAGCAGCCATCACGTCTTGAACATGGACCTGGTTATCTTGAACACCGAAGTGTGCATGGATTTTCGCAACTTACAAAAGATCACAACCAAGCCCTGGAGCGACTACGATGCAGAGTCTGACAAAACGTTCACGGACAAAATCAGGGACGAGCTGAAGCTCCACAGGGGGAA from Lachancea thermotolerans CBS 6340 chromosome F complete sequence includes the following:
- the RAV2 gene encoding Rav2p (similar to uniprot|Q03956 Saccharomyces cerevisiae YDR202C RAV2 Subunit of RAVE (Rav1p Rav2p Skp1p) a complex that associates with the V1 domain of the vacuolar membrane (H)-ATPase (V-ATPase) and promotes assembly and reassembly of the holoenzyme), with product MTAELYPGDYFGGKPDNDSVLSERSWLINEIIKPELPNIIDNVDKCLELLTSDESFRMPISNGVPAEPNAAYVRGVLTRKGALITDFQVMIRFKQFNRGKHCLFKMDSELPFPIEQINTITQNLKTVSELLDSLQLCGDVEIFTADLSHVMELLSKSTNLLQYPPKYLLFPFNGNMVLKHMFKSSETPFESSHHVLNMDLVILNTEVCMDFRNLQKITTKPWSDYDAESDKTFTDKIRDELKLHRGKRLSEVLQDQGLHIEEPSLLRNMLPLKNTHNATTLPEAQEILARCVTFEAGLVSECEKVSVSTSDPSLISITSKLNGLETCVSNYYSNITQI